From the genome of Malus domestica chromosome 04, GDT2T_hap1, one region includes:
- the LOC103427760 gene encoding uncharacterized protein, which yields MYIWIIHCRRSGIEGISESRSREAKMARRNFGGGGCLTRQLVGGNRNKHQLRARLLSNSIQTLNSSRPSKPSPPQTAINWKLAAATSSVYYRYSLLHYHPNPNLHFVRHKHSVPLPDGDRDPAPCPPPNVFFLNVAPEYDDALKQVEDESLSAVFYFTERRGPSSVSYSSDDPILNYMCVFYPHITKFGVCFFKVWNLVKGLSSVQKFLYF from the exons ATGTACATTTGGATTATACATTGCCGGCGGAGTGGAATTGAAG GGATCAGCGAATCGAGATCGAGAGAGGCGAAAATGGCGAGGAGGAAtttcggggggggggggtgtttgACGAGGCAGTTGGTCGGAGGAAATCGCAACAAGCACCAGCTCCGCGCACGTCTCCTTTCTAATTCTATCCAAACCCTAAATTCCTCCAGACCATCAAAACCTTCCCCACCACAGACGGcaattaattggaaattagcTGCCGCCACCTCCTCCGTCTACTACCGGTACTCCCTCCTTCACTACCACCCAAACCCAAACCTCCATTTTGTGCGACACAAGCACTCGGTTCCACTTCCAGATGGAGATCGAGATCCGGCTCCTTGTCCTCCTCCCAACGTTTTCTTCTTGAATGTCGCACCCGAATATGACGATGCACTCAAACAAGTTGAAG ATGAAAGTCTTTCAGCGGTTTTCTACTTCACCGAACGTCGGGGACCCAGTTCTG TCTCTTACTCGAGTGATGATCCAATCTTGAATTACATGTGTGTGTTTTACCCACACataacaaaatttggggtttgcTTTTTTAAG GTATGGAATCTAGTTAAGGGTCTAAGTTCAGTTCAAAAGTTCCTGTATTTTTGA